In one window of Acidovorax sp. HDW3 DNA:
- a CDS encoding ABC transporter ATP-binding protein → MYPVSLRNVGKTYRLDTVTVPALSGVNIDIRPGRFTVLCGPSGSGKTTLLNMMGCIDRPDEGEIQVDGQAVQAMTDDALSDFRARRIGFVFQNFNLLPVLTAFENVEYPLVLAAVPAAQRKERVRALLDAVGLADRAGNRPGQLSGGQRQRVAIARALSTEPALVLADEPTANLDSQTGAEIIALMRRLQRARGASFVFSSHDPMVLAQADDVVRIRDGRIEAIEQRDNGTEVAA, encoded by the coding sequence ATGTACCCAGTGAGTTTACGCAACGTGGGCAAGACCTACCGGCTGGACACCGTGACCGTGCCCGCCCTGAGCGGGGTGAATATCGACATCCGGCCCGGCCGCTTCACCGTGCTGTGCGGCCCCTCGGGCAGCGGCAAGACCACGCTGCTCAACATGATGGGCTGCATTGACCGGCCCGACGAGGGCGAAATCCAGGTGGATGGCCAGGCCGTGCAGGCCATGACGGACGATGCGCTGTCGGACTTTCGCGCACGGCGCATCGGGTTCGTGTTCCAGAACTTCAATCTGTTGCCGGTGCTGACCGCCTTTGAGAATGTGGAATACCCGCTGGTGCTGGCCGCAGTACCGGCTGCCCAGCGCAAAGAGCGGGTGCGCGCGCTGCTCGACGCCGTGGGCCTGGCAGACCGCGCTGGCAACCGCCCTGGGCAACTGTCGGGCGGGCAGCGCCAGCGCGTGGCCATTGCCCGGGCCCTGTCCACCGAGCCTGCGCTGGTGCTGGCCGACGAGCCCACTGCCAACCTCGACAGCCAGACAGGTGCCGAGATCATTGCCCTGATGCGCCGCCTGCAGCGCGCGCGCGGCGCCAGCTTTGTGTTCTCGTCCCACGACCCCATGGTGCTGGCCCAGGCCGATGACGTGGTGCGCATCCGCGATGGCCGGATCGAAGCCATAGAGCAACGTGACAACGGTACGGAGGTGGCCGCATGA
- a CDS encoding helix-turn-helix transcriptional regulator, translated as MTYSDARSELWLPRSALASCVRGVMARDTLSVALDEPQRYNHMPVAPTCALLWYLQGECHVLAPGAPAQPHSPRAPIASATLCGPFTRPTISWNPGPMHAFMVLLMPDALAHMTGLDTTALLDRIVPVQEVFDAEWQAMFAQVAQAADDEQRVALVESFLLPRWQQSRPASALHSHLLTDWSRSVALRAASSGLGRSLRQAERRIKQWTGQTQRNLHGLGRSERAFFEGAQAHQDGAVRWGDIADASGYADQAHMCRESRRITGHAPGELYRLMQSDESFWAYRLWAFGVGVLLE; from the coding sequence ATGACCTACAGCGATGCGCGTTCCGAGCTGTGGCTACCGCGCAGCGCCCTGGCCTCCTGCGTTCGTGGGGTGATGGCGCGCGATACCCTGTCGGTAGCGCTGGATGAGCCGCAGCGCTACAACCACATGCCGGTAGCGCCCACTTGCGCGTTGCTCTGGTATCTGCAGGGCGAATGCCATGTCCTGGCGCCAGGTGCACCGGCGCAGCCCCACAGCCCGCGTGCGCCCATTGCTTCTGCCACCTTGTGCGGCCCCTTCACCCGGCCCACCATCAGCTGGAACCCCGGCCCCATGCACGCCTTCATGGTGCTTCTCATGCCCGATGCGCTGGCGCACATGACGGGCCTGGATACCACTGCGCTGCTAGACCGGATTGTTCCGGTGCAAGAAGTCTTTGATGCCGAATGGCAGGCGATGTTTGCCCAGGTGGCGCAGGCGGCCGACGACGAGCAGCGCGTGGCCCTGGTCGAGTCCTTTCTGTTGCCGCGCTGGCAGCAGTCGCGGCCGGCGTCGGCATTGCACAGCCACCTGCTCACCGACTGGTCGCGCAGCGTGGCCCTGCGCGCCGCCAGCTCAGGCCTGGGCCGCAGCCTGCGCCAGGCGGAGCGCCGCATCAAGCAATGGACCGGGCAAACGCAGCGCAACCTGCATGGGCTGGGCCGTTCAGAGCGCGCCTTCTTTGAGGGCGCACAGGCACACCAGGATGGCGCTGTGCGCTGGGGGGACATTGCCGATGCCAGCGGCTACGCCGACCAGGCCCACATGTGCCGAGAGTCCCGGCGCATCACCGGCCATGCGCCGGGCGAGCTGTACCGCCTGATGCAGAGCGATGAGAGTTTCTGGGCTTACCGGCTGTGGGCTTTTGGGGTGGGGGTTTTGCT
- a CDS encoding ABC transporter permease — MNLWMLALRNLLRNRRRSLATLLAMVVGLTAILLFGGYRSNILYGMETGFVQFSGHLQVQRRGYFADGGDNPSAYGIAGYQRIMDAIASDPELAPLLRVVTPTLQLGGIAGHMESGHTRSVLANGLVAQEYNRLMQWNDYRMVSYAQPLALEGTAANAAVIGTGVARKLQLCAALQVPSCENAGSPALHQTADATAVPDDVAALSAMERSTPSEPSAQRIEMLVATARGAPNVASLQAIKAVNLGVKAIDDLYLAMHLPQAQRLLYGTQAPEVTSIVVQLHHTAQLPAARARLEALLGQQFAAQALEVLDFRTLNPMFGQTDEFMASMFGFIALLIAVIVLFTIANTMGTAVVERTVEIGTLRAMGQRCSGIRRLFLCEALLLGAAGTVLGLLATAVLAWAINHSGWTWTPPGYAYAYLVLVRVWQDLPLLAGSIVGLLAITLASAWWPARRAARMDIVDALRHA; from the coding sequence ATGAACCTCTGGATGCTCGCCCTGCGCAACCTGCTGCGCAACCGCCGCCGCTCCCTGGCCACCCTGCTGGCCATGGTGGTGGGGCTCACCGCCATCCTGCTGTTTGGCGGCTACCGTTCCAACATCCTGTATGGCATGGAGACCGGCTTCGTCCAGTTCAGCGGCCACCTGCAGGTACAGCGGCGCGGCTATTTTGCGGATGGGGGCGACAACCCGTCGGCCTATGGCATCGCGGGTTACCAGCGCATCATGGATGCCATTGCCAGCGACCCCGAACTGGCGCCTTTGCTGCGCGTGGTGACGCCGACGCTGCAACTGGGCGGCATTGCGGGGCACATGGAGTCGGGGCACACGCGCTCGGTGCTGGCCAACGGCCTGGTGGCACAGGAATACAACCGCCTGATGCAATGGAACGACTATCGAATGGTCAGCTACGCCCAGCCCCTGGCACTGGAGGGTACGGCAGCCAACGCCGCCGTCATCGGCACCGGCGTGGCGCGCAAGCTGCAACTGTGCGCCGCGCTCCAGGTACCAAGCTGCGAAAACGCAGGCTCCCCCGCCCTGCACCAGACCGCAGACGCCACCGCCGTGCCCGACGATGTAGCCGCCCTGTCGGCCATGGAGCGATCCACACCGTCCGAGCCGTCTGCCCAGCGCATCGAGATGCTGGTGGCCACGGCCCGAGGCGCACCCAACGTGGCGAGCTTGCAAGCCATCAAGGCGGTCAACCTGGGCGTCAAGGCCATTGACGACCTCTACCTCGCCATGCACCTGCCCCAGGCCCAGCGCCTGCTCTACGGCACGCAAGCGCCCGAGGTCACCTCCATCGTGGTGCAACTGCACCACACCGCCCAGTTGCCTGCGGCACGTGCCCGGCTAGAGGCACTGCTGGGCCAGCAGTTTGCCGCGCAAGCGCTGGAGGTGTTGGACTTCCGCACGCTGAATCCGATGTTCGGTCAGACGGATGAGTTCATGGCCTCCATGTTTGGTTTCATCGCACTGCTGATTGCGGTGATCGTGCTGTTCACCATTGCCAACACCATGGGAACGGCGGTGGTGGAGCGCACGGTGGAGATTGGCACCCTGCGCGCCATGGGCCAGCGCTGCAGCGGTATCCGCCGCCTCTTCCTGTGCGAAGCCCTGCTGCTGGGCGCGGCGGGCACGGTGCTGGGCCTGCTGGCCACGGCGGTGCTGGCCTGGGCCATCAACCACAGCGGCTGGACGTGGACACCCCCAGGCTATGCCTACGCCTACCTGGTGCTGGTGCGGGTGTGGCAAGACCTGCCCTTGCTGGCAGGCAGCATCGTGGGCCTGCTGGCGATCACCCTGGCCTCGGCCTGGTGGCCCGCACGGCGTGCCGCGCGCATGGACATCGTGGATGCACTGCGCCACGCCTGA